One Oncorhynchus keta strain PuntledgeMale-10-30-2019 chromosome 22, Oket_V2, whole genome shotgun sequence DNA window includes the following coding sequences:
- the LOC118401504 gene encoding sphingosine 1-phosphate receptor 1-like, which yields MGDSMYSDLIARHYNFTGKLRKVEQDSRLKADSVVFIIVCCFIILENVLVLLTIWRTKKFHKPMYYFIGNLALSDLLAGVVYTANILLSGANTYKLTPTQWFFREGSMFVALAASVFSLLAIAIERHLTMLKMKLHNNGNTCRVFMLISTVWLIAAILGGLPIMGWNCIQSMPSCSTVLPLYHKTYILFCTTVFSVILMAIVVLYARIYALVRTRSRKMVFRKVSNGRGGGSASSKSSEKSMALLKTVIIVLSCFIACWAPLFILLLLDVACDIRMCPILYKAEWFLALAVLNSAMNPLIYTLTSNEMRRAFLKTLLCCSVCTQPSGKFSQPIIGAEFSRSKSDNSSHPNKDEPEYLPRENIVSSGNITSSS from the coding sequence ATGGGTGACTCCATGTATTCTGACTTGATAGCCAGACATTACAACTTCACAGGGAAGCTCCGGAAAGTGGAGCAGGATTCCAGGCTCAAAGCGGACTCTGTGGTTTTCATCATTGTATGTTGCTTCATTATTCTTGAGAATGTCTTGGTCCTACTTACTATTTGGAGGACCAAGAAGTTCCACAAGCCCATGTACTACTTTATTGGGAACTTAGCTTTATCAGACTTGCTGGCTGGGGTGGTGTACACTGCCAACATCCTGCTGTCAGGTGCCAACACATACAAACTGACCCCCACACAGTGGTTCTTCCGGGAGGGTAGTATGTTTGTGGCCCTGGCAGCCTCAGTCTTCAGCCTGTTGGCCATCGCCATCGAGCGCCACCTCACCATGCTGAAGATGAAGTTACACAACAATGGCAACACGTGCCGTGTCTTCATGCTCATCAGCACCGTGTGGCTGATTGCAGCCATCTTGGGCGGCCTGCCCATCATGGGCTGGAACTGCATCCAGAGCATGCCCAGCTGCTCCACCGTACTGCCGCTCTACCACAAGACCTACATCCTGTTCTGCACCACCGTCTTCAGCGTCATCCTCATGGCCATTGTGGTGCTGTACGCGCGCATCTACGCCCTGGTGCGCACCCGCAGCCGCAAGATGGTGTTCCGCAAGGTCTCCAACGGCCGCGGTGGGGGTAGCGCTAGCAGCAAGAGCTCTGAGAAGTCCATGGCCCTGCTGAAGACCGTGATCATCGTGCTGAGCTGTTTCATCGCCTGCTGGGCCCCACTCTTCATCCTTCTGTTGCTGGACGTGGCCTGCGACATCCGCATGTGCCCCATCCTGTACAAGGCCGAGTGGTTTCTGGCCTTGGCCGTGCTCAACTCAGCCATGAATCCCCTCATCTACACACTCACCAGCAACGAGATGCGTCGCGCCTTCCTCAAAACGCTCCTGTGCTGCAGCGTCTGCACCCAGCCCTCCGGCAAGTTCTCCCAGCCCATTATTGGTGCAGAGTTCAGCCGGAGCAAGTCGGACAACTCGTCCCACCCCAATAAGGATGAGCCGGAGTACTTGCCAAGGGAGAACATCGTATCCTCTGGGAATATCACCTCCTCTTCTTAA